The genomic interval cctttggcccatatcccttaatacctttggttgccaaaaagctatctatctcagatttaaatttagcaattgagctagtatcatctCATCTGAATAACTGTTACACCGTTAAGtggagagggggtgtgggggtttgggggaTGGGCTAATGAATAGCCTGCTCCGTCTTTCTGATTGTGACGTGTAAAAATGTGTCAATAGTTGACTTGTGACAACCAGGCCCACCGTCCAGGTCTGGGGTTTTGGTCGGCTGGAAAACTGGGCTTGGGTTTTTAGCTAATGGAAGTTAGGAATCAGAAGAAAAGGACGAGACAGACGCtttaaaatgtaatttgtttttaaaaaataatcgaTAATCGTGTTCTTTCACACATTATTACTAGCAAATCTCCTGGTCACGTTGCTCAAAGTTGGATGATGCACTGCTTTGCGATGACGTCAGCACTACACCACGCAACGCACCGTGTATTGTTCTGCTGCTAAGGCGGAGCGGGGTTTAAGTTTTAAAGTCAGAAAAATCTAATTGCTGTAAGTCTGATGTCACTCAAGAGCTTAATTGTTGTTTGGTACGGGAACTTTCTAAATTGTAAGGTGCTCGGCGGGGTGTTTTGGCCCAGGTCAGAATCAGCAACACTAAGCAACTGGCTTGTTTCGAGATGGTTTTTTTTTGCAATCCGTAACCAAGTGTGGCGTCTGCTGTAATATTTATCTAGGATTACAAAAGCATTTCTGCTAACTACACATTGTATTACGTGATTTGACACCATTCTTTCTAATCTGTTGTACAGTTCTGACAGCTACCTGGTCAATCAAGCAGTATGGGACCAATGCCGAGAACCAAAAAACATTGTTGCCTTCAATTTAATGCTGTTCTCTGTGCAGCTGGGCTCCAGTGCCATCGAGGTCCTCTTATGTTTCATGCAGATGATCAACGGTCTGGTTGGATGTATCTGTGGGACTCACAGTCACAGATAAAGGGTGAGTGACTTGATCTCCAATGAGAGGAGTGAGCGCCTTCGATTGCTCACAGGTTGCGGTACTAAGGTGTACAGGTCAGAGGGTTCAAGTTcgtgaccccgcccccccccccccgccccccccacgatcttgcGGAGCTAGCCGACCTCAGCTGAGGCAGCGCACTCCGCCCCTGAGCTCAGAATTCACACTCCAGCCCACCACCGAGGGAGcgctacattgtcagaggagccatcctttggatgagacattaaaccgagatccTGCCTGCCTGTTCAGACGGATGTTAAAGGATTCTGGGGCACTATTGGAAGGGGAGCAGGGTGTTGGCCTGGCTAACATGCCTCCCTCAAACAAtatcacctaaaacagatgaactTATCCTTTACCTAATTgataactgagaggttataactatcaggacaggctggggctcttttctcttgaaaagagaagaggggtgacctgatagagatctttaaaattatgatggggtttgagaaggcagatgtttccactcgtggggggaccaaaactacaggccacaaatataagagagtcactaataaatccaataaggaattcaggagaaatttcttcacccaaggagtggtgagaatgtggaactcgctgccacatggagtagttgaggcgaatagtataaatGCATTTGAGGGGGATGCAAGAtacgcacatgagggagaaaggaatagaaggttatgctgatcgggtgagatgaagtagggagggaggaggctcctgtggaacataatcaccagcatggaccagtcgggccgaacggcctgtttctctgctgtaaattctatgatgtATCtgagatcttgctatgtgcaaaatggcttttgtgtttgcctacataacaagagtCGCTTGTACAAGAATATGTCACTGTAAGTGAAGCTCTTTGAGATGTTTCTAAGACATGATAAGGCTCTgtgtaagtgcaagttctttttacCATAAAACGATATCTGTGGCAACTAAATAGCACGTTTCAAGGGGAGCCAAAGTCTAGGAGGAATACTTTTGTTCA from Heptranchias perlo isolate sHepPer1 chromosome 35, sHepPer1.hap1, whole genome shotgun sequence carries:
- the LOC137302185 gene encoding transmembrane 4 L6 family member 1-like, which encodes MCLSVLFAFVSILGATYCFGISTLGLIYGPLCRHSQGHQDLKWGRPFQNNLTGFSSDSYLVNQAVWDQCREPKNIVAFNLMLFSVQLGSSAIEVLLCFMQMINGLVGCICGTHSHR